A single window of uncultured Methanospirillum sp. DNA harbors:
- a CDS encoding glycosyltransferase, giving the protein MIEKSVMIVGPSPRFLSGISYYTLRLSNALADHNKVTSILFRHMLPQRLFPGWKRVGTDLTSMKFSGIIRLLEILDWYNPSTWIKASNEFRNADVIILEWWTSSVAHMYLSLLLLNRTKKPVMIEFHEVVDPLEFSVGPIRVYARVMGRLIRRMACRYVVHSEHDRQLIASHYRIPEYKIGVIPHGLYDQYPVLDHDNSKRSLMAEGCFVFLFFGLIRPYKGVIHLIHAFEMLPDTVRDHSLLYIVGEAWEDHASLDAVSRSPAKDRIRLLNKYASDDEIPLYFSAADVLVLPYTRASQSGVAHIGISYGLPIIASQVGGLSESLSGYDGSTLVQSGDENELTRVMEHTFSLGFQRYQVPVDLRWDSIATKYDAEIFSMLNRVRT; this is encoded by the coding sequence ATGATAGAAAAATCAGTGATGATTGTGGGCCCCTCTCCCCGTTTTCTTTCAGGTATCAGTTATTACACGCTCCGCCTCTCTAATGCTCTCGCAGACCACAACAAGGTAACCAGCATTCTCTTCAGGCATATGCTCCCTCAACGACTCTTTCCGGGTTGGAAGAGAGTGGGAACTGATTTGACATCCATGAAATTTAGTGGGATAATTAGATTACTGGAAATTCTTGACTGGTATAATCCATCCACCTGGATCAAGGCTTCGAATGAGTTCCGGAATGCCGATGTTATCATTCTGGAGTGGTGGACTTCCAGCGTAGCACACATGTACCTTTCCCTGCTCCTCCTGAATCGCACAAAAAAGCCGGTCATGATAGAGTTTCATGAGGTTGTTGATCCACTCGAGTTTTCTGTCGGTCCCATTCGTGTGTATGCCAGGGTAATGGGGAGGCTGATCAGGCGGATGGCCTGTCGGTATGTGGTCCATTCTGAACATGATCGCCAGCTCATCGCTTCTCACTACCGGATTCCTGAATATAAAATCGGGGTGATCCCTCACGGTCTTTACGATCAGTATCCGGTTCTTGATCATGATAACTCCAAGAGATCTCTCATGGCAGAGGGCTGTTTTGTCTTTCTGTTCTTCGGGTTAATCAGGCCATATAAGGGGGTCATTCACCTGATTCATGCCTTTGAGATGCTCCCTGATACAGTCAGGGATCACTCACTCCTGTACATCGTTGGGGAGGCTTGGGAGGATCATGCTTCGCTTGATGCAGTCTCCCGGTCACCTGCTAAAGACCGGATACGACTTTTGAATAAGTATGCTTCCGACGATGAGATCCCCCTCTATTTCTCGGCTGCAGATGTGCTGGTTCTTCCGTATACGCGGGCATCACAGAGCGGGGTTGCACATATCGGCATATCATATGGTCTCCCCATCATTGCATCACAGGTAGGAGGACTATCAGAGAGTCTCTCCGGATATGATGGTTCCACACTTGTTCAGTCAGGCGATGAAAACGAATTAACCCGTGTAATGGAACATACATTTTCATTAGGTTTTCAACGGTATCAGGTTCCGGTGGATCTTCGATGGGACAGTATTGCAACCAAATATGACGCTGAAATATTTTCCATGCTCAATAGAGTACGAACATGA
- a CDS encoding glycosyltransferase has protein sequence MKIAILSCLDFSIPGGAERFFIDMALALDATIVCLSYAPSLGDCYPLTKKVKFHPLNVSLPDEPLKQPAGMRLFRSLNLEYDFYIVTDDMALRFLTCNALHCYVMLTPRRALYDMYYQTIADLPMAKRLIYVPVLSVFRFLDRRFVRKHVTHIAAISHNVRNRVWKTYQKEAHVLYPPIHLENYKNLGYGDYWLSVSRVDKWKRIELQIEAFREMPDKKLKIAGRIYPAFEYLVTSAPPNVDFLGVVSDHDLITLYGTCRGFLTTAIDEDYGLTPLEAMACGKPVVAAKEGGYLETVIDKHTGLLVSPDPHSISEAIIQIDKNPELYAEASRTQAERFDYKLFKEQLSTYVHTLTGA, from the coding sequence ATGAAAATTGCGATCTTATCCTGCCTGGATTTCAGTATTCCCGGGGGAGCAGAACGATTTTTTATCGATATGGCGCTGGCACTTGATGCCACGATTGTGTGTCTGAGTTACGCCCCCTCCCTGGGTGACTGTTATCCTCTGACAAAAAAGGTAAAATTTCACCCTCTCAATGTCTCACTGCCTGATGAACCCCTGAAACAACCGGCTGGGATGCGTCTCTTTCGCTCCCTCAACCTCGAATATGATTTTTATATCGTTACCGATGACATGGCTTTGCGGTTTCTTACCTGCAATGCGCTACACTGCTATGTTATGCTCACTCCCCGGAGGGCCCTCTATGATATGTACTATCAGACCATCGCCGATCTCCCGATGGCAAAGCGTCTGATATATGTACCTGTTCTATCGGTCTTCCGTTTTCTGGATCGGAGATTTGTCAGGAAGCATGTCACTCACATTGCTGCCATCTCTCACAATGTCAGAAACAGGGTCTGGAAGACGTATCAGAAGGAGGCACATGTTCTGTATCCACCGATTCATCTTGAGAATTACAAGAACTTAGGATATGGTGACTACTGGTTGTCAGTCTCCAGGGTTGACAAGTGGAAGAGGATAGAACTCCAGATAGAAGCATTCAGAGAGATGCCTGATAAAAAACTGAAGATTGCAGGTAGGATTTATCCTGCATTTGAGTACCTTGTAACGTCAGCACCCCCGAATGTTGATTTTTTGGGAGTAGTCAGCGATCATGATCTGATAACCCTCTATGGAACATGTCGTGGATTTCTGACAACCGCGATCGACGAGGACTATGGGCTTACCCCACTAGAAGCGATGGCATGTGGCAAGCCTGTGGTGGCTGCAAAGGAAGGAGGATACCTGGAGACGGTGATTGACAAACATACGGGTCTTCTGGTATCGCCGGATCCTCATTCAATCAGTGAAGCTATCATTCAGATAGATAAGAATCCTGAACTGTATGCAGAAGCATCAAGGACCCAGGCTGAACGATTCGATTACAAGTTATTTAAAGAACAACTATCCACGTATGTGCATACGTTGACAGGAGCATGA
- a CDS encoding GDP-mannose 4,6-dehydratase → MEWDDIHVLITGVSGFVGSYLARDLVDNGACVYGLVRRRADGTIPKNISHKKIEKAINFVEGSLEDLSGLTHAIDTAEPDYIFHLAAQSFVPRSISHPLETAQINCIGTINLLEAVRQKEVDPVILFAGTSEEYGLVISSEEQHESLKQKYGTIFPEPVRIPELPISESNPFRPMSPYAASKVYGEILFRNYYLTYGLKGMVSRSFNHEGAGRGDQFVTSVITRQVTQLKCGEIDQISIGNVNACRDWSHIDDIIDGYQIVARKGQHGDVYNVGSNRTTSVLSYILMSIEASGHKVQEISTSHSGKIVNDPLEPDTSRVFGVEFEKPRIDQMILTDEISFDIEDGGILVRTDGPDIRIRFDPARFRPSEVPILFSDISKVKKLGYQVRYQVRDIIRDQMNFFMDSKNRCLLTCSDDENRSQEKTI, encoded by the coding sequence ATGGAGTGGGATGATATTCATGTTCTTATCACTGGTGTCAGTGGATTTGTTGGCTCTTACCTTGCCCGTGATCTGGTAGATAACGGAGCATGTGTGTATGGGCTGGTCAGGCGCCGGGCTGACGGGACTATTCCAAAGAATATCTCTCATAAAAAGATCGAGAAAGCGATCAATTTTGTTGAGGGGAGCCTTGAAGATCTCTCTGGCCTTACCCATGCTATCGATACTGCCGAGCCGGATTATATCTTCCATCTTGCAGCCCAGTCGTTTGTACCCCGTTCGATCTCCCATCCGCTTGAGACTGCCCAGATAAACTGCATCGGAACGATTAACCTGCTTGAGGCTGTCAGGCAGAAAGAGGTTGATCCGGTGATACTATTTGCCGGTACAAGTGAGGAGTATGGTCTTGTTATCAGTTCAGAAGAGCAGCATGAATCGTTAAAACAGAAGTACGGCACTATCTTCCCTGAACCGGTCCGGATACCTGAACTCCCGATATCAGAAAGTAATCCGTTCAGGCCCATGTCCCCGTATGCAGCCAGTAAGGTGTATGGTGAGATTCTTTTCAGGAATTACTACCTGACGTATGGCCTGAAGGGGATGGTCTCCCGTTCTTTTAATCATGAGGGTGCTGGGAGGGGTGACCAGTTTGTCACCTCTGTGATAACAAGACAGGTGACCCAACTTAAGTGCGGTGAGATTGATCAGATCTCCATCGGGAATGTAAATGCGTGCAGAGACTGGTCTCATATTGATGATATCATCGATGGATATCAGATCGTTGCACGAAAAGGGCAGCATGGGGATGTCTACAATGTTGGTTCGAACCGGACCACTTCTGTGCTGAGTTACATCCTCATGAGCATTGAAGCTTCAGGGCACAAAGTACAGGAGATCAGTACAAGTCATTCTGGCAAGATAGTGAACGATCCACTGGAGCCTGATACCTCCCGTGTGTTTGGTGTAGAATTTGAAAAACCCAGGATCGATCAGATGATCCTGACTGATGAGATCTCCTTTGACATTGAGGATGGTGGGATTCTCGTCAGGACTGACGGTCCTGATATCAGGATCCGATTTGATCCGGCCAGGTTCCGTCCATCTGAAGTTCCCATTCTTTTTTCTGATATTTCCAAGGTGAAAAAACTCGGATATCAGGTCAGGTATCAGGTCAGGGATATTATTCGTGATCAGATGAATTTCTTTATGGATTCAAAGAACCGGTGCTTACTCACCTGTTCTGACGACGAGAACAGATCACAGGAGAAAACGATATGA
- a CDS encoding oligosaccharyl transferase, archaeosortase A system-associated, producing the protein MNPINFRQPRVLLIGGALALISLFSLLIRIIPVFSGNTDILSNVGMDDPTYQLRRVELCMENFPSIAWFDPMTYFPQGQPMHWGPLFPLISSAVCLVLGAHARPDIISVCLLIPCVMAAILVPVVFFLVRMIADWKAGLVAGFFIAICPGQFFFRSYYGYFDHHIGEVLFSTLFCLGYLGAVVYCRKHPVDIADKETWKTPAILGLICGILYVLGLALMPTMILFALLVGMFTPIWFIIQRYIGHLGASAVVVNTVTFLVAIIGFLIIGVHGEGGLNYYTTGHLVAYSLIILGTWILFGFSWALRERPFSHYILSLVGVSVLGIGLFALLSPELFNYLLANANAFFGQEIHWKTIQEARPWTFDDAWRTFQYSLILFVIGIGVLLNKLRKELCPSYVFILIWSLVVLYATMQHIRYEYYLAVPAAILGGISVGYGIDLVRRSSHSQVKEEPPAHSKGGKHRESQPPKRSGSVSVSTGSMIFLVVVILLGALFTYNSIGRDLAIGQFTLNPDWREATGWMENNTPDPGVDYFTIYQKDAWQPPAQAYGVMSWWDYGHIITYLAKRMPNANPFQYGVAGDYGAARFFITTNESVASGILDHLKTRYVVTDYEMDTGKFWAMATWDNPDVGASPYQRNFILPNPDNPNTGQNFPFFMEPYYQTMVSRLHNFDGSMTKPGQVHYIQYMKPEYSKTSDPVIVNGSQMTYDAGAAMLESSKSTVGPEYETALVNYIYTEPVSTVPALQHYRLVHESPTRASPEGLPDVRYVKVFEYVPGAVIHGEGIIEIPVKTNTGRTFVYKQESVNGTFTVPYPTNTKVGDVTTQGPYRISSTGKEYQVTDDQILSGSVVS; encoded by the coding sequence ATGAACCCGATAAATTTCAGACAACCACGTGTACTTCTGATTGGGGGGGCTCTCGCACTCATCTCCCTCTTTTCCCTACTTATCAGGATTATCCCGGTCTTCTCAGGGAATACTGACATTCTTTCAAATGTGGGGATGGATGATCCGACCTACCAACTTCGGCGGGTTGAACTCTGCATGGAAAATTTCCCGAGCATCGCCTGGTTTGATCCGATGACATACTTCCCTCAGGGCCAGCCGATGCACTGGGGTCCGCTCTTCCCCCTGATCAGCAGTGCCGTGTGCCTAGTGCTTGGTGCTCATGCACGCCCTGATATCATATCTGTCTGCCTTCTCATCCCTTGTGTGATGGCAGCTATTCTGGTTCCTGTTGTGTTCTTCCTGGTACGGATGATTGCAGACTGGAAGGCCGGACTAGTAGCAGGTTTTTTCATTGCAATCTGTCCAGGCCAGTTCTTCTTCAGATCCTATTACGGGTATTTTGACCACCATATCGGAGAGGTTCTTTTTAGTACCCTTTTTTGCCTTGGGTACCTGGGTGCGGTAGTCTACTGCCGGAAGCATCCTGTTGATATTGCTGATAAGGAGACCTGGAAGACTCCTGCGATATTGGGGCTTATCTGTGGTATTTTGTATGTCCTCGGGCTTGCCCTCATGCCAACGATGATCCTCTTTGCTCTGCTTGTCGGGATGTTCACACCAATCTGGTTTATCATCCAGCGGTACATCGGTCATCTCGGCGCCTCAGCGGTTGTAGTAAATACCGTAACATTTCTGGTTGCAATAATTGGGTTTCTGATCATCGGTGTTCATGGTGAAGGTGGGCTCAACTACTATACAACCGGGCATCTGGTTGCATACTCCCTTATTATCCTTGGAACCTGGATCCTCTTCGGATTCTCATGGGCTCTTCGTGAGCGTCCGTTCTCCCATTACATCCTGTCACTGGTCGGAGTCTCGGTTCTGGGAATTGGACTCTTTGCTCTGCTCTCACCTGAGTTGTTCAATTACCTTCTTGCAAACGCAAATGCATTCTTCGGTCAGGAGATCCACTGGAAGACGATTCAGGAAGCAAGACCCTGGACGTTTGATGATGCCTGGAGAACATTCCAGTACAGTCTGATCCTGTTTGTGATCGGTATCGGAGTCCTTCTGAATAAACTTCGAAAAGAACTCTGCCCATCGTATGTGTTCATCCTGATCTGGTCTCTTGTTGTCCTCTATGCAACAATGCAGCATATCAGGTACGAATATTACCTGGCTGTGCCTGCCGCCATTCTGGGAGGTATCTCCGTGGGGTATGGCATTGATCTCGTTCGAAGGAGTTCACATTCCCAGGTAAAAGAGGAGCCTCCTGCTCATTCCAAGGGTGGAAAGCATAGGGAATCTCAACCGCCAAAGAGGTCTGGAAGTGTGTCAGTCTCTACCGGGAGTATGATATTCCTGGTCGTGGTGATTCTTCTTGGAGCCCTCTTTACCTACAACTCCATCGGGCGTGATCTTGCGATCGGCCAGTTTACTTTGAACCCGGACTGGAGGGAGGCTACCGGCTGGATGGAGAACAACACTCCTGATCCAGGCGTTGATTACTTTACGATCTACCAGAAGGATGCGTGGCAGCCGCCAGCGCAGGCATATGGCGTGATGTCATGGTGGGATTATGGTCATATCATCACCTATCTTGCAAAGCGGATGCCCAATGCAAATCCGTTCCAATACGGGGTGGCAGGAGATTATGGGGCAGCCAGGTTCTTCATCACCACAAATGAATCTGTAGCGTCAGGGATCCTTGATCACCTGAAAACGAGGTATGTGGTCACTGACTACGAGATGGACACCGGTAAGTTCTGGGCAATGGCAACATGGGATAATCCTGATGTCGGTGCATCCCCGTACCAGCGAAACTTTATCCTGCCAAATCCGGACAACCCGAACACCGGTCAGAACTTCCCGTTCTTCATGGAGCCGTACTACCAGACGATGGTCTCGCGTCTCCACAATTTTGATGGTTCGATGACCAAGCCGGGGCAGGTGCACTATATTCAGTACATGAAGCCAGAGTACTCCAAGACGAGTGACCCGGTGATTGTCAACGGATCACAGATGACATACGATGCAGGGGCTGCAATGCTGGAGAGTTCGAAGTCTACAGTAGGTCCGGAGTATGAGACTGCGCTTGTAAACTATATTTACACTGAACCGGTCTCAACAGTTCCAGCTCTTCAGCATTACCGGCTTGTTCATGAGTCTCCTACGCGGGCATCTCCGGAAGGCCTTCCTGATGTCAGGTACGTCAAGGTCTTCGAGTATGTTCCCGGGGCAGTTATTCATGGCGAAGGTATCATCGAGATCCCGGTAAAAACCAACACCGGACGGACATTTGTATACAAGCAGGAGAGTGTCAACGGTACGTTCACGGTACCATATCCGACCAACACTAAAGTTGGAGATGTGACAACCCAAGGCCCATACCGTATATCCTCTACCGGAAAAGAGTATCAGGTGACTGATGATCAGATCCTCTCCGGATCTGTTGTCTCATGA
- a CDS encoding DUF2098 domain-containing protein — protein MNTVLEIGSPVRYPRTGTTGTIVRIEERSGHSFVELDSTGMLYRTDMLVPAILSQKTIKKEDLNEELRQVEKERSDPREQSFQEMPNLDSACNGAG, from the coding sequence ATGAACACGGTACTGGAGATTGGATCCCCTGTGCGGTATCCCCGGACAGGAACTACCGGAACAATTGTACGGATTGAAGAGAGAAGCGGGCATTCATTCGTGGAGCTTGACAGCACGGGAATGCTCTACCGGACAGATATGCTTGTGCCTGCAATTCTTTCGCAAAAGACGATCAAGAAGGAAGACCTGAATGAGGAACTCAGGCAGGTTGAGAAGGAACGGTCAGATCCCCGCGAACAATCATTCCAGGAGATGCCCAATCTTGATAGCGCATGTAACGGGGCTGGATAA
- the eif2g gene encoding translation initiation factor IF-2 subunit gamma encodes MPEEIIPSTNIGVVGHVDHGKTTLVNALTGVWTDRHSEEMKRGISIRLGYADAVFYKCKKCHGPEGFTTKPECPRCGGEAEPVRAVSFVDAPGHETLMATMLSGSALMDGAMLVISASEHCPQPQTKEHLMALELVGIKRIVIVQNKIDVVTQKDAVRNYEEIKAFVKGTIAENAPIIPVSAQKDINVWALLQALDETIPEPSRKPEADPIMLIARSFDVNKPGCSWKDVKGGVVGGSLIRGVINDGDEIEIRPGIQSLVENKIRWDSIITKVTEIHKGQKKVHIATPGGLLAIGTKLDPAITKSDMLSGQVLGQVGKLPPVWDKMWFSVRLMERVVGANSELDIEPLKAREPLMLSVGTAVTVGLVTSTKKDAAEVTLKRPVCAEVGSPIAISRQVGGRWRLIGMGTLIE; translated from the coding sequence GTGCCAGAAGAAATAATACCGAGTACAAATATCGGCGTTGTCGGGCATGTGGATCATGGAAAGACCACACTCGTCAATGCACTCACAGGAGTCTGGACCGACCGGCATAGCGAGGAGATGAAACGGGGTATCTCCATCCGGCTCGGATATGCAGACGCTGTCTTTTACAAATGCAAAAAATGTCATGGACCTGAAGGATTCACCACCAAGCCTGAATGTCCACGATGCGGAGGAGAGGCTGAACCCGTTCGGGCAGTCTCTTTTGTGGACGCACCTGGTCACGAGACCCTGATGGCAACAATGCTCTCCGGGTCTGCCCTTATGGACGGGGCAATGCTTGTTATTTCAGCATCAGAACATTGTCCGCAACCCCAGACCAAAGAACATCTGATGGCACTGGAACTGGTCGGGATCAAGCGGATAGTTATCGTCCAGAATAAGATCGATGTGGTTACCCAGAAGGATGCTGTCCGGAATTACGAGGAGATTAAGGCATTTGTTAAAGGAACCATAGCAGAAAACGCACCAATCATTCCTGTGTCAGCCCAGAAAGATATCAATGTCTGGGCACTCCTTCAGGCCCTTGACGAGACCATCCCTGAACCGTCACGAAAACCAGAAGCAGATCCGATCATGCTGATCGCACGTTCTTTTGATGTAAATAAACCCGGATGCAGCTGGAAGGATGTCAAAGGAGGTGTGGTTGGAGGGTCACTCATACGGGGTGTCATAAACGATGGTGACGAGATCGAGATCAGGCCAGGCATTCAGAGTCTGGTTGAGAACAAGATCAGATGGGATTCAATCATCACCAAGGTGACTGAGATCCATAAAGGGCAGAAGAAGGTCCATATCGCAACCCCGGGTGGTCTTCTTGCCATCGGAACCAAACTTGATCCCGCCATTACCAAGAGTGATATGCTCTCCGGGCAGGTGCTCGGTCAGGTGGGGAAACTTCCACCGGTCTGGGACAAGATGTGGTTCTCAGTTCGGCTCATGGAGCGGGTTGTGGGAGCAAACAGCGAGCTCGATATCGAGCCTCTCAAGGCGCGAGAGCCTCTTATGCTCTCGGTTGGAACAGCCGTTACCGTAGGACTTGTCACTAGTACCAAGAAGGATGCTGCAGAGGTCACACTCAAGAGACCGGTCTGTGCTGAGGTTGGGTCACCGATCGCAATCAGCAGGCAGGTCGGAGGACGATGGCGTCTGATTGGGATGGGCACGCTGATCGAGTGA
- a CDS encoding nucleotide-binding protein — protein MTVLIDTNAFLMTSQFRIDLLEELKWMMGVMQPCVPDVVVRELEGLARGRGNDASAARLGLRFAQLCTVVPMDGNEGESVDDQILSFAKRERCRVVTNDRDLRNRLLDEGLEVISLKGKQKLEIIRR, from the coding sequence GTGACCGTTCTGATCGATACAAATGCGTTTCTAATGACCTCCCAGTTCAGAATTGATCTGCTTGAAGAGCTGAAATGGATGATGGGGGTCATGCAACCATGCGTTCCGGATGTTGTAGTCCGTGAACTTGAAGGCCTTGCACGCGGCAGGGGCAATGATGCATCTGCTGCCCGTCTCGGCCTTCGGTTTGCACAGTTATGTACGGTGGTGCCGATGGACGGAAACGAAGGTGAGTCGGTTGATGACCAGATCCTTTCGTTTGCTAAGAGAGAACGATGCAGGGTTGTGACCAATGACCGCGATCTCAGGAACCGTCTGTTGGATGAAGGTTTAGAAGTAATTTCACTGAAAGGGAAGCAAAAGCTCGAGATCATCAGGAGATAG
- a CDS encoding DNA-directed RNA polymerase has protein sequence MYYRLKMVDKVRVPPNRLGEDLETVILDVLQEQLEGSIDKEIGIFIAVTRVTRIGEGEMIPGDGAVFYDVDFEGLAIRLTLQEIIEGIVVETTSFGAFISLGPIDAMLHVSQISDEYISYDEKNSQLICQDSGRHIGVGDVVRARVVTLSLSEREPRESKIGLTMRQAGLGSLVWLDEDMKAEQKEKENSGAV, from the coding sequence ATGTATTACAGACTGAAGATGGTTGATAAGGTCAGGGTTCCGCCAAACCGGCTTGGCGAGGATCTGGAGACTGTAATTCTGGATGTGCTTCAGGAACAGCTTGAGGGGAGTATTGACAAGGAGATCGGTATCTTCATTGCTGTGACCAGAGTTACCCGGATTGGGGAAGGAGAGATGATCCCTGGTGATGGTGCGGTCTTTTATGATGTAGACTTTGAAGGTCTTGCGATCAGGCTTACTCTGCAGGAGATCATTGAGGGCATTGTTGTTGAGACGACTAGTTTTGGTGCGTTCATCAGCCTTGGCCCGATTGATGCGATGCTTCACGTCAGCCAGATCTCTGATGAATACATCAGTTATGATGAGAAGAACTCGCAGCTCATCTGTCAGGACTCCGGGCGACATATCGGGGTCGGGGATGTTGTCAGGGCCCGTGTTGTCACGCTCTCCCTGAGCGAACGTGAGCCACGTGAGAGTAAGATCGGTCTTACTATGCGTCAGGCAGGTCTTGGAAGCCTTGTATGGCTTGATGAAGATATGAAGGCTGAGCAGAAAGAGAAAGAGAACAGCGGGGCGGTCTGA
- the spt4 gene encoding transcription elongation factor subunit Spt4 produces MAATKKKQLSVCRECHRVVEGASCSICGTNNLTTDWTGYLVIIDPEHSDVAKRMNITLPGRYALKVR; encoded by the coding sequence ATGGCTGCAACCAAGAAGAAACAACTTTCTGTATGCCGTGAATGTCACCGGGTTGTCGAAGGGGCTTCCTGTTCGATCTGCGGTACAAACAATCTCACCACCGACTGGACCGGGTATCTGGTTATTATCGATCCCGAACATAGCGATGTTGCTAAACGAATGAATATCACCCTTCCCGGGAGATATGCGCTTAAGGTCCGCTGA
- a CDS encoding GTP-dependent dephospho-CoA kinase family protein has translation MLKLPEDQRHLFTRPFGTLYPSLDPVLPLLAGRLFFSVGDVVTEHLLQAGYPPVIAIIDGQTMRRPHDGVTIPEYQIINVKNPAGCISTDLVQATQRAVNAGRIVIQVAGEEDLAVLPLALASPNGSLILYGQPGEGVVVLEISPDIREQAGIFLEKFESVPESS, from the coding sequence ATGTTAAAACTCCCCGAAGATCAGCGACACCTGTTCACGCGACCTTTTGGCACCCTCTACCCCTCTCTTGATCCGGTTCTCCCGCTTCTTGCTGGAAGACTCTTTTTCAGTGTGGGTGACGTGGTAACCGAGCATCTTCTTCAGGCAGGGTATCCTCCGGTGATTGCGATCATCGATGGTCAGACCATGAGGCGTCCCCATGATGGCGTAACTATTCCTGAGTATCAGATCATCAATGTGAAAAATCCTGCAGGATGCATTAGTACAGATCTTGTACAGGCAACCCAACGAGCAGTGAACGCTGGAAGAATCGTGATACAGGTTGCAGGTGAGGAAGATCTTGCTGTCCTCCCTCTTGCTCTTGCCTCCCCGAACGGCTCCCTGATCCTGTATGGCCAACCCGGAGAAGGGGTTGTAGTTCTGGAGATCTCACCTGATATCCGTGAGCAGGCAGGAATTTTTCTTGAAAAATTTGAGAGTGTCCCCGAATCTTCCTGA
- a CDS encoding 30S ribosomal protein S24e, producing MEISITSDKQNELLSRRELEFTLNYTGATPSRKLVQAKLAAMMNAGKDQVVLDSMKCRFGISVLRGSARVYQNKDDLVKLERGYLMTRGGVAEEVFGAQDAPSEDAAEAS from the coding sequence ATGGAGATTTCTATCACTTCTGATAAACAGAATGAACTCCTCTCACGAAGAGAACTTGAGTTCACTCTCAATTATACCGGTGCAACACCATCGCGGAAGCTGGTTCAGGCCAAGCTTGCTGCAATGATGAATGCAGGAAAGGATCAGGTTGTTCTTGATTCAATGAAATGCCGGTTTGGAATAAGTGTTCTGAGGGGGTCCGCCCGGGTGTACCAGAACAAGGATGACCTGGTGAAACTTGAACGCGGGTATCTCATGACCCGCGGAGGGGTAGCTGAGGAAGTCTTTGGTGCTCAGGATGCGCCGTCTGAGGACGCTGCGGAGGCATCTTAA
- a CDS encoding 30S ribosomal protein S27ae — protein sequence MAAKGKKEKTSVKRSAYFTVSGKTATPSRRYCPRCGPGVFMGEHKDRASCGKCGYTEFKNKA from the coding sequence ATGGCAGCAAAAGGTAAGAAAGAGAAGACATCTGTCAAGCGTTCTGCATACTTCACCGTAAGCGGAAAGACTGCAACCCCGTCACGCCGGTACTGCCCACGCTGTGGTCCAGGTGTCTTTATGGGCGAGCACAAGGATCGCGCAAGCTGCGGCAAGTGCGGATACACCGAGTTTAAGAACAAAGCCTGA